The following are from one region of the Oncorhynchus nerka isolate Pitt River linkage group LG8, Oner_Uvic_2.0, whole genome shotgun sequence genome:
- the LOC115133768 gene encoding transmembrane protein 272-like encodes MGATGLALALLSCLPCAQDSDDKAPNLLNHLCTTWSTLASLFLFCWFISGNVWIYSIYQPNFNQTLNEDPYCNKTLYLFAFWTTTLAYVVLGLLLLGGCCMLVCASILGKRDPDDNRS; translated from the exons ATGGGGGCCACCGGCCTGGCCCTAGCCCTGCTCTCCTGCCTACCATGTGCCCAGGACTCAGATGACAAGGCCCCCAACCTCCTGAACCACCTCTGCACCACCTGGAGCACCCTggcctccctcttcctcttctgctggTTCATCAGCG gtaacGTGTGGATCTACTCCATCTATCAGCCCAATTTCAACCAGACACTGAATGAGGACCCCTACTGCAACAAGACCCTGTACTTGTTTGCCTTCTGGACCACCACTCTAGCCTACGTTGTGCTGGGCCTTCTGCTGCTGGGGGGATGCTGTATGCTTGTCTGTGCCTCTATACTGGGCAAGAGGGACCCTGATGACAACAGATcatga